A genomic stretch from Psilocybe cubensis strain MGC-MH-2018 chromosome 1, whole genome shotgun sequence includes:
- a CDS encoding Mitosis inhibitor nif1: MPPSSSSRPKLASNSSDSGPISLNHAESPLTNLVRRTSSRRARQTASALDQQHKQDLHTPPIQETREDPYINESTANYNYNHSPRSSSPSHDEVYAYAYQPEPSSSGSQYAYVQSDSNNVVDNYYYEPHDSPPRRQMANLSLKVDTSGDNLLASNGLPSPLLHSHFARDSYATASISDQHSYWDPDTSGTRSSTQSSNYKQSSRRATREGEGDFDDERSDYGRYDYFVDDSSSMYSSSPSQGPALRDSWNSTATGATVRRPDYYIPNADIRGENQLTGSSGPTPTVVVTEEGIDGAERVVERSSSVLRPGPGRAPIVQPVTANFSRPVRESSHPGHAQGERVKVQVPQEMRDQKLKVLERNARRAPTPTGTHPPSTIQSSANSRQSLESVRSAATITEKNNAVPTNPQPMRAVEQPLPSPSSLYSSNYSFYQYESPVPSPVGAGFGQSTNSGNRPQSSLKAADAEKVTGPRTPQDYLQLGIQHHEANRLGESARCFERSANEGGGCGVGMLMYGLTLRHGWGCAKNERLGFKWLMKAAESAIGDLENVRTGGRTIEVGAVQTELVLAIYEVGQCFFHGWGVGKDQKMAVVRLPPLKWCM; this comes from the coding sequence ATGCCTCCAAGCTCCTCTTCTCGCCCTAAATTAGCCTCTAATTCGTCCGATTCTGGCCCTATATCGTTAAACCATGCAGAGTCCCCGTTGACAAACCTTGTGCGCCGGACCTCTTCGCGAAGAGCACGCCAGACTGCTTCGGCCCTCGACCAGCAGCACAAGCAGGATTTGCATACGCCACCCATTCAAGAGACGCGCGAGGATCCCTATATCAATGAATCAACTGCCAACTATAATTATAACCATTCACCTCGGTCCTCGTCGCCCTCTCACGACGAGGTTTACGCGTATGCGTACCAGCCAGAGCCTTCAAGCTCTGGTTCTCAATATGCTTATGTTCAATCAGACTCCAATAATGTGGTGGATAACTACTACTATGAGCCTCACGATTCGCCGCCGCGCCGACAAATGGCCAACCTCAGTTTAAAAGTCGATACTTCAGGGGACAACTTGCTTGCATCCAATGGACTGCCATCACCGTTGCTTCACAGTCACTTTGCTCGGGATTCATACGCTACTGCATCAATATCTGATCAACATTCGTACTGGGACCCAGATACTTCCGGCACGCGATCTTCAACACAGTCCAGTAACTATAAACAGTCATCGAGGAGGGCTACACGGGAAGGAGAGGgtgattttgatgatgagcGAAGTGATTATGGTCGTTACGATTACTTTGTGGACGACTCTTCCAGCATGTACTCCTCAAGCCCGTCTCAGGGGCCTGCGCTAAGAGACTCATGGAATTCAACGGCGACAGGAGCGACCGTACGCAGGCCTGACTATTACATTCCTAATGCAGACATTCGTGGAGAGAACCAGTTGACAGGGTCATCTGGTCCAACACCGACGGTGGTCGTTACGGAGGAGGGGATAGATGGGGCAGAGAGGGTAGTTGAGCGCAGTTCATCTGTGCTGAGACCTGGTCCGGGACGAGCACCGATTGTCCAGCCTGTCACTGCGAATTTCTCGAGACCAGTGCGGGAAAGCTCGCACCCAGGGCATGCACAGGGGGAAAGGGTTAAAGTTCAGGTCCCGCAAGAGATGAGAGACCAGAAGTTGAAGGTGTTGGAGAGGAACGCGCGACGTGCACCGACGCCAACTGGAACACACCCGCCGTCTACGATCCAATCATCGGCAAACTCGAGGCAGTCTCTAGAGAGCGTCCGGTCGGCGGCAACAATAACAGAGAAGAATAATGCGGTCCCGACAAATCCGCAACCTATGAGAGCAGTCGAGCAACCGCTTCCCTCGCCTTCGAGCCTTTATTCAAGCAATTATTCATTTTATCAATATGAAAGCCCTGTGCCATCGCCTGTTGGAGCGGGGTTCGGGCAATCGACGAATTCTGGAAACAGACCTCAATCCTCTCTTAAAGCTGCAGATGCAGAGAAGGTCACAGGACCGCGAACGCCTCAGGATTATCTGCAGCTCGGTATCCAACACCACGAAGCAAATCGACTGGGCGAGTCAGCTCGGTGCTTCGAACGGTCAGCAAATGAAGGCGGAGGATGTGGTGTAGGGATGCTAATGTACGGACTGACGCTTAGACATGGGTGGGGATGCGCGAAGAATGAGAGGCTTGGATTTAAGTGGCTAATGAAAGCGGCTGAGAGTGCCATAGGCGATCTGGAGAATGTGAGGACCGGTGGAAGAACGATTGAGGTTGGCGCTGTGCAGACAGAGCTTGTATTGGCGATCTACGAAGTCGGACAGTGCTTTTTTCATGGATGGGGTGTGGGTAAGGACCAGAAGATGGCCGTGGTGCGTCTCCCACCTCTGAAGTGGTGCATGTAA
- a CDS encoding Vacuolar protein sorting-associated protein 27 produces MSTLGAWLWGSSQLDDAIDKATSELLPAGGEDIALNLEICDQIRSKSVPAKDAMRALKRRLNHKNPNVQLLALSLTDICIKNGGDLFLTEVASREFMDNLVSILKMPALNHDVKEMILRLVQNWSVAFEGKPTLSYVGQVYKTLTNEGYKFPPKDMAVANSAMVDTQTAPEWIDSDLCLRCRTPFSFTNRKHHCRNCGQVFDQACSSKTMALPHFGIAQEVRVCDGCHSKLTKKAERADKGHRHSTSLHGHRHKSARELADAELQRAIQLSLQEVHGSSHAGYAPSQPSPTKWGYSEPPIVDRGTYPGRKAAVVDDDDDPDLRAAIEASLREANAPKPSAPVVIETPRLEEPSYAGPGYSQSYPPSVNQSTLPQIPNYDLEPLEADVILTFNQTVEQVQAQGGRDLSRYPAVSELYEKASGLRPKLALSLDDTGRKEQMLSEMHEQLSQAVKLYDQILSQQVAQPRWRAPAAASVSPTPYQQQMQQSYGSNYAANGYVAQWAPQQQQSQPEPRREPLSPTMSFSASLVQEPRYGLTSRPELSQQQTSQQHEQVRQQTSYQPQYTTAPLSAPPPPQISPGSAPPLHSTQYTQPQQYQQYPVSISTAGQTSSHAGFAQSPPTTSSISSTPSAVPQSPPPSLYQQPTPQAPESQSSFTTSLNRQNSVAYAPAALSPPSNITRSNTVASQAPTQYQRQQYQTPAPPQQHQHAYQVSSPPPAPVSLMQFPTAPTDVPQPAFPAYNPLKPSEYEHKEERKEALLIDL; encoded by the exons ATGTCAACTCTAGGGGCCTGGTTATGGGGGAGCTCCCAGCTTGATGATGCAATTG ACAAAGCAACTTCCGAACTCTTACCAGCAGGCGGAGAGGATATTGCACTCAACCTCGAGATATGTGATCAAATTCGCTCGAAATCCGTGCCAGCCAAGGATGCTATGCGCGCCCTGAAGCGGAGACTAAACCACAAGAACCCAAATGTGCAATTGCTGGCGCTAAGT TTGACAGATATCTGCATAAAGAATGGCGGGGATCTATTCTTGACTGAAGTCGCTTCAAGGGAGTTTATGGACAACCTCGTTTCCATCTTGAAGATGCCAGCGCTTAATCACGACGTTAAGGAGATGATACTGCGCCTTGTACAAAACTGGAGTGTCGCTTTTGAAGGAAAGCCCACTTTGAGCTACGTCGGTCAGGTGTATAAGACATTGACCaatgaag GGTATAAATTCCCCCCGAAGGATATGGCAGTCGCCAACTCTGCTATGGTCGATACACAGACTGCTCCCGAATGGATTGACTCCGATCTGTGCCTTCGTTGTCGCACCCCTTTCAGCTTCACCAATCGTAAACATCACTGTAGAAACTGCGGTCAGGTTTTTGATCAAGCATGTTCCTCAAAGACTATGGCGTTACCTCATTTTGGTATTGCACAAGAAGTGAGAGTGTGCGACGGATGTCATTCCAAACTTACGAAGAAGGCCGAACGAGC CGACAAGGGACATCGCCACTCTACTAGCCTCCATGGCCATCGTCACAAGAGTGCACGTGAATTAGCAGATGCCGAGCTCCAAAGAGCTATTCAGCTTTCACTACAGGAAGTTCATGGTTCCAGTCATGCCGGTTATGCACCATCTCAACCCTCACCAACAAAATGGGGGTACTCAGAACCGCCTATCGTTGACCGAGGTACATACCCTGGCCGAAAGGCTGCTGTggttgacgatgatgatgacccCGATTTACGGGCAGCTATCGAGGCGAGCTTGCGAGAAGCCAATGCCCCAAAACCAAGTGCTCCAGTTGTCATCGAGACGCCGCGTTTAGAAGAACCATCTTATGCGGGGCCAGGCTATTCACAATCGTATCCTCCGTCAGTCAACCAGTCCACTCTTCCTCAAATTCCTAATTACGACCTCGAACCTCTTGAAGCTGATGTAATTTTGACTTTTAATCAAACGGTGGAGCAAGTTCAAGCGCAAGGTGGTAGGGACCTGTCCAGATATCCAGCGGTATCGGAGCTTTACGAGAAAGCTAGTGGGTTAAGGCCGAAGCTGGCTCTTAGCTTAGATGACACGGGAAGGAAAGAAC AAATGCTTTCAGAAATGCACGAACAGCTCTCACAGGCGGTCAAGCTTTACGATCAGATTCTTTCACAGCAAGTAGCCCAGCCTCGTTGGCGAGCTCCAGCGGCGGCTTCGGTGAGCCCGACGCCATATCAGCAGCAAATGCAGCAATCCTACGGTTCAAACTATGCTGCTAACGGATATGTTGCTCAGTGGGCACCGCAACAACAGCAGAGTCAACCGGAGCCTCGAAGGGAGCCATTGTCACCGACTATGTCTTTTTCCGCATCCTTGGTACAAGAACCAAGATACGGCCTAACCTCTCGTCCGGAACTATCTCAACAACAGACGAGCCAACAGCATGAACAGGTACGGCAACAAACATCATACCAACCGCAGTACACGACTGCGCCCTTATCAGCACCACCTCCGCCCCAAATATCTCCTGGTTCCGCCCCACCCTTGCATTCCACTCAATACACCCAACCGCAGCAGTATCAGCAGTATCCGGTCTCTATAAGCACTGCAGGTCAAACCTCAAGTCATGCAGGATTTGCTCAATCGCCTCCCACTACATCTTCTATATCATCCACACCGTCCGCCGTCCCACAATCacctccaccatctctctatCAACAACCCACCCCTCAAGCTCCAGAATCTCAGTCTTCCTTCACTACGTCGTTGAACCGGCAAAACTCAGTCGCTTATGCACCAGCAGCCCTCAGCCCGCCTTCTAACATTACGAGAAGCAACACGGTAGCTTCCCAGGCGCCGACCCAATACCAGCGACAACAATATCAAACACCTGCACCCCCTCAACAACACCAGCACGCGTATCAGGTTTCATCCCCTCCCCCAGCCCCTGTTTCTCTAATGCAATTCCCCACTGCTCCGACGGACGTACCACAGCCTGCATTCCCTGCCTATAATCCGTTAAAGCCTTCTGAATATGAACACAAGGAAGAGAGAAAGGAGGCACTATTGATTGACCTATAA
- a CDS encoding Putative multidrug export ATP-binding/permease protein YgaD: MTIRHSKYGVWDVYEDLKGLPTTPGHQSWSVIIQALPYVWRMIKEVASIRECWLLLAVYLSLLLLSSIVPAIALSYSGQLLTVVDSAVQHKTIDPALLSNIIIGAFVSSSATRVLRYAIQRIAKPIRTHIRIYYSVHTFHAYSRLDVPTFDDPAVQRQLQQPFSHMSIEPLAFTVISVTLRSISTAIQLVTQSLVLFNLLRDQPDGLLLAFLCSLLGFHQRPKFHLGNLKSNSVWVATTNDADYIKSEGLKQTVTDATHRKEIVASGIAPYLLSEYRKAVYRVSTRATDFYAAVMDNSDTYVIFNFIFFPEILRALPEIVFAVRALRQPESIPLSLASLNLIKQTTTSFTSTAFSLMNDTQSITTTFARVIQLYEVARIPNRVKVVPTEKTKEQQKLDQDDPNFGVPFPENDQTLRLGISVEFCQVSFKYPGSDTYALRNTSFKIERGQLCVIVGTNGSGKSTILKLIARLYDPSEGRILIDGIDVKTLRIADLRRAISVLFQDYTLFPLSIRENIGLGDPYHSNDLSKIQHAAELGGAHTFIDRLPEKYETYLERPVQDYYSELPEGTENPFGNLVDYSRVREAGNITSVDGGGSAGNRGLSGGQMQRIALARTFMRSVASEHSVGLLLFDEPSASLDPTAEHDLFERLRRLRGNKTMIFSSHRFGNLTRHADLILYMNDSIVLEEGTHDQLIQQDGEYARIWMLQAQAFL; this comes from the exons ATGACCATAAGGCACTCCAAGTACGGCGTTTGGGATGTATACGAAGATCTCAAAGGCCTGCCTACTACGCCAGGACATCAGTCATGGAGTGTTATTATCCAGGCTCTACCTTATGTGTGGCGTATGATCAAGGAGGTCGCCTCCATTCGTGAATGTTGGTTGCTGTTGGCTGTCTACCTGTCTCTTCTCCTGCTTTCATCTATCGTGCCCGCCATTGCCCTCTCTTACTCTGGACAATTACTGACAGTT GTTGATTCTGCCGTTCAACATAAAACTATTGACCCTGCCCTCCTCAGCAACATCATCATTGGCGCCTTCGTGTCCTCTTCTGCCACTCGGGTATTAAGATATGCTATTCAAAGGATCGCGAAGCCCATTAGAACCCACATCAGGATCTATTACTCTGTCCACACCTTTCACGCCTACTCTCGACTCGACGTCCCTACTTTCGATGACCCCGCGGTTCAACGTCAACTTCAGCAACCATTTTCGCATATGTCCATCGAGCCCCTAGCATTCACCGTTATTAGCGTCACCCTTAGATCCATTTCTACCGCTATCCAACTCGTCACACAATCCCTTGTTCTCTTCAATCTACTGAGGGACCAGCCGGATGGGCTGCTGTTGGCTTTCCTATGCTCCCTCCTTGGATTCCATCAACGCCCCAAGTTTCACCTGGGAAATCTCAAGAGCAATTCTGTATGGGTAGCTACCACGAATGACGCAGACTACATAAAGTCAGAGGGCTTGAAGCAGACGGTGACCGATGCCACCCATAGGAAAGAAATTGTGGCCTCTGGAATCGCGCCATATCTTCTGTCAG AGTATCGAAAGGCTGTTTACCGCGTTTCGACGCGTGCAACTGATTTCTACGCTGCTGTTATGGACAACTCTGATACCTATGTCatcttcaatttcattttctttcccGAAATTCTTCGAGCATTACCAGAG ATTGTCTTTGCCGTTCGGGCACTTCGACAACCAGAATCCATTCCATTGTCCCTTGCTTCTCTCAATCTCATCAAACAAACTACGACATCTTTCACGAGTACCGCATTTTCACTTATGAATGACACGCAATCTATCACAACAACATTTGCTAGAGTAATTCAATTATACGAGGTCGCCAGAATACCCAATCGCGTCAAAGTCGTCCCAACGGAGAAAACGAAAGAACAGCAAAAACTTGATCAGGACGATCCAAATTTCGGTGTCCCCTTTCCAGAAAATGACCAAACCCTGCGGTTGGGTATCAGTGTCGAGTTTTGTCAAGTTAGTTTCAAGTACCCGGGCAGCGACACCTATGCACTTCGCAACACCAGCTTCAAGATCGAGCGAGGCCAACTTTGC GTAATTGTAGGCACTAATGGTTCCGGAAAGAGCACCATTCTCAAACTCATAGCTCGATTATATGACCCATCTGAAGGCAGGATCCTTATTGATGGGATAGACGTCAAGACTCTCCGTATTGCCGACCTTAGACGCGCTATATCGGTCCTTTTTCAAGATTACACACTCTTCCCTCTTTCC ATACGAGAGAACATTGGTCTGGGTGATCCATATCACTCCAACGACCTCTCTAAAATACAGCACGCAGCTGAGCTGGGTGGTGCACATACGTTCATCGATCGTTTGCCAGAAAAATATGAAACATATCTTGAACGGCCTGTACAAGACTATTATTCCGAATTGCCGGAAGGGACAGAAAATCCATTCGGCAATTTGGTCGATTACAGTCGCGTCCGAGAAGCCGGCAATATCACCAGTGTAGATGGCGGTGGTAGTGCTGGTAACCGAGGGCTCAGTGGAGGGCAGATGCAAAGAATTGCATT AGCAAGGACGTTCATGCGCTCTGTTGCATCAGAGCATAGCGTTGGACTTCTGCTCTTTGATGAGCCATCTGCAAGCTTGGATCCAACAGCCGAACATG ATCTTTTCGAGCGTTTGCGCAGGCTAAGGGGAAACAAAACAATGATTTTCTCCTCTCATCGGTTTGGAAACCTAACTAGACATGCCGATCTTATATT GTATATGAATGATTCGATAGTTTTGGAGGAAGGTACCCATGACCAGCTCATTCAGCAAGATGGAGAATATGCCCGGATATGGATGCTCCAGGCTCAAGCCTTTCTCTAA